Proteins co-encoded in one Desulfoplanes formicivorans genomic window:
- the panB gene encoding 3-methyl-2-oxobutanoate hydroxymethyltransferase, which translates to MATKMTLSELAARKTAGRKITMVTAYDYPTARLVDKAGLDMILVGDSLGMVVLGYDSTVPVTMEDMLHHIRAVMRGTQRAFVLGDLPFMSYQVSVEQAVGNAGRFIKEGGCDGVKLEGGREVVPQVQGLCRAGIPVCGHIGLTPQTATNLGGFKVQGKDAASASALVEDALALQEAGAFMLVLECVPDILAREISRTLHIPTIGIGAGRECDGQVLVFHDLVGLFDRFTPKFVKRYAQLEEVVVQALQEYGTEVAAGIFPGPEHCFGMKQEEADRFVRTRK; encoded by the coding sequence ATGGCAACCAAGATGACACTTTCCGAACTGGCGGCACGCAAGACCGCTGGTCGAAAAATAACCATGGTCACCGCTTATGACTATCCAACGGCGCGGTTGGTAGACAAGGCCGGACTGGATATGATTCTGGTGGGTGATTCCCTGGGCATGGTCGTGCTTGGGTATGATTCCACGGTACCCGTGACCATGGAGGACATGCTGCACCATATTCGCGCGGTCATGAGGGGGACCCAGCGGGCCTTTGTCCTGGGCGACCTGCCCTTTATGTCCTACCAGGTTTCAGTCGAGCAGGCGGTTGGCAACGCAGGCCGGTTCATCAAGGAAGGGGGGTGTGACGGAGTCAAGCTGGAAGGAGGGCGCGAAGTCGTTCCCCAGGTACAAGGCTTGTGCCGGGCCGGAATCCCCGTATGCGGTCATATCGGCTTGACCCCCCAGACGGCTACCAATCTCGGCGGCTTCAAGGTGCAGGGGAAGGATGCGGCTTCAGCCAGCGCGCTGGTGGAAGACGCCCTTGCCTTGCAGGAGGCCGGGGCGTTCATGCTCGTGCTTGAGTGTGTGCCCGATATCCTGGCCCGGGAGATCAGCAGGACCCTGCATATCCCGACCATCGGTATTGGTGCGGGCAGGGAGTGCGATGGACAGGTGCTGGTCTTTCATGATCTGGTGGGGCTTTTTGACCGGTTCACCCCGAAATTTGTCAAACGGTATGCGCAATTGGAAGAGGTGGTCGTCCAGGCATTGCAAGAATATGGCACCGAGGTGGCCGCGGGGATATTTCCCGGACCCGAGCATTGCTTCGGCATGAAGCAAGAAGAAGCCGATCGGTTTGTGCGCACAAGGAAGTGA
- a CDS encoding sodium-dependent transporter: MMNRETWSGKLGFVLACMGAAIGLGNIWLFPWRLASYGGAAFLVPYFLFVFGMVVFGLIAELAFGRSQKAGPMGALVKSFSPQHPVMGGILGAIPVVALFGILVFYVIVLGWILKYFFFALYNGFAGVDPGGLFGGLAGNSSSIPWHLAAMLLSMIFVAAGIEKGLEKCNKVAMPVFFGLLLILLIRSLTLPGSLEGVAYLIKPDWSKLGEITTWVMALGQSFFTVSLGGMLIYGSYLTRDVDIPDSAFKTVLMNTSASLLAAFVIIPSVFAFGLDLQSGPGLLFITMPRIFDSMPQGHLFGTLFFLSVVLAGLSSALNLLEVPVEAVMERLGLQRPVAVLLVGALAFVVGLPLDLNMNAFGRWADLITIYLFPFGALVIQVAFFWVYGADRAMAEINAGAGRVYGVRLKWFLQYVFPLVAVLVLVLGIIYGGIG; this comes from the coding sequence ATGATGAATCGTGAAACCTGGAGCGGCAAGCTCGGATTTGTACTGGCATGCATGGGAGCAGCCATTGGACTGGGGAATATCTGGCTTTTTCCCTGGAGGCTGGCTTCCTATGGCGGGGCAGCGTTTTTGGTGCCCTATTTTTTGTTCGTGTTCGGCATGGTCGTGTTCGGACTCATTGCCGAACTGGCTTTTGGCCGGAGTCAAAAGGCAGGTCCCATGGGCGCCCTGGTAAAGAGTTTCTCGCCCCAGCACCCCGTGATGGGCGGCATCCTGGGAGCCATCCCCGTGGTGGCCCTTTTCGGCATTCTGGTGTTTTACGTCATTGTTCTGGGCTGGATCCTCAAGTATTTTTTCTTTGCGCTTTACAACGGGTTTGCTGGCGTTGATCCGGGCGGTCTGTTTGGTGGTCTGGCCGGCAACTCTTCGTCCATTCCCTGGCATCTGGCGGCCATGCTCCTGTCCATGATCTTTGTGGCTGCCGGTATCGAGAAGGGTCTTGAAAAGTGCAACAAGGTGGCCATGCCCGTGTTTTTCGGACTCCTTCTGATTCTGCTCATCCGGAGCCTGACCCTGCCCGGCTCTCTTGAAGGCGTTGCCTATCTCATCAAGCCCGACTGGTCCAAGCTGGGCGAGATCACGACCTGGGTCATGGCCCTTGGACAGAGTTTTTTTACCGTAAGCCTGGGGGGCATGCTCATTTACGGAAGCTACCTGACCCGGGATGTGGACATCCCGGATTCGGCCTTCAAGACGGTGCTCATGAACACCAGTGCCTCGCTTCTGGCCGCCTTTGTGATCATTCCCTCGGTGTTTGCCTTTGGTCTGGACTTGCAGTCCGGCCCTGGGTTGCTGTTCATCACCATGCCCCGGATTTTCGACAGCATGCCCCAGGGCCATCTGTTCGGGACGCTGTTTTTCCTGAGCGTGGTGCTGGCCGGGCTCTCTTCGGCCCTGAATCTTCTCGAGGTGCCCGTTGAAGCGGTCATGGAGCGACTGGGACTGCAACGCCCCGTGGCGGTGTTGTTGGTGGGGGCTCTGGCCTTTGTGGTCGGGCTTCCTCTGGATCTGAACATGAACGCGTTTGGAAGATGGGCGGACCTCATCACGATTTACCTGTTTCCCTTTGGCGCCCTTGTTATCCAGGTGGCCTTTTTCTGGGTTTACGGGGCGGATCGGGCCATGGCAGAGATCAATGCCGGGGCCGGTCGGGTGTATGGCGTGCGCCTGAAATGGTTTTTGCAGTATGTTTTCCCCCTGGTGGCCGTGCTGGTACTGGTGCTGGGGATTATATACGGGGGCATTGGCTAG
- a CDS encoding nitrilase-related carbon-nitrogen hydrolase, translated as MPATLDLALIQMHALPDRAFNLRTIDRLLEECNGCDLAVLPETAICLGNAETLRTSARSLDMLNRELGNMAAQHGMHVLFGGVPVRQDHGICNAALAYDPRGRLVARYDKIHLFQLDPDHVSGVDETAIYVPGREPVVWELNGWRICLSICYDIRFPELFRACAPVDLILCPMAFTARTGAAHGRLLLRARAVENQCYVGSASLCGRNEETGMELFGHSMAVDPWGEVVMDRGPQKEGVVRVKCAKQRIRAVRTTLPALRHMRREWSKEMDCSLREAHVR; from the coding sequence ATGCCCGCTACCCTTGATCTTGCCCTGATCCAGATGCACGCGCTTCCGGATCGGGCTTTCAATCTCCGAACCATTGATCGTCTGCTTGAAGAGTGCAACGGATGTGATCTGGCTGTCCTGCCGGAAACCGCCATCTGTCTGGGCAACGCCGAGACATTGCGGACCAGCGCGCGCTCCCTGGACATGCTCAACAGGGAGCTTGGTAACATGGCCGCGCAACATGGCATGCATGTGCTGTTTGGCGGGGTTCCCGTGAGACAAGACCATGGTATTTGCAACGCGGCTTTGGCCTATGATCCGAGAGGCAGACTGGTTGCCAGATACGACAAGATACATCTTTTTCAGCTGGACCCGGATCACGTGAGCGGGGTGGATGAGACTGCGATCTACGTTCCCGGCCGGGAACCGGTGGTCTGGGAACTTAACGGGTGGAGGATCTGCCTGTCCATCTGCTATGATATCAGGTTTCCCGAGCTGTTCAGGGCCTGTGCACCCGTTGATCTCATTCTCTGCCCCATGGCCTTTACCGCCCGAACGGGCGCGGCCCATGGGCGGTTGCTGCTTCGGGCCCGGGCGGTGGAGAATCAGTGCTATGTGGGCTCGGCTTCCCTGTGCGGGAGGAATGAGGAGACCGGGATGGAGCTGTTCGGGCACAGCATGGCTGTTGACCCCTGGGGCGAGGTGGTCATGGACCGTGGTCCCCAGAAGGAAGGGGTTGTGCGTGTGAAGTGTGCAAAGCAGAGAATCCGGGCGGTTCGAACGACCTTACCTGCCTTGCGTCATATGCGCAGGGAATGGTCAAAGGAAATGGATTGTTCGTTGCGGGAGGCACACGTCAGGTAG
- a CDS encoding energy-coupling factor ABC transporter ATP-binding protein, with protein MKPLIGVHNLSFAYPCGRCVLHHVHLELYPGQRLGLVGPNGTGKTTLLQLLVGLLVPQSGHIEIMGRVMRGEQDFVRARREIGFLFQNADDQLFCPTVLDDVAFGPLNMGYTPAEARALARSTLARLGLEGFEDRITHKLSGGEKKLVSLATILSMSPRILLLDEPTTGLDESTRERIIQVLNDLDVAMIVVSHEKEFLARTTTQVRLLSGQQEDMEPCVLSG; from the coding sequence ATGAAACCACTCATTGGCGTACACAACCTGAGTTTTGCCTATCCCTGCGGCCGTTGCGTGCTGCACCATGTCCACCTTGAGCTGTACCCGGGCCAGCGCCTGGGCCTGGTTGGTCCCAATGGCACGGGCAAGACCACCTTGCTGCAGCTTCTTGTGGGCCTGCTTGTGCCCCAATCGGGTCATATCGAAATCATGGGCAGGGTCATGCGCGGGGAACAGGATTTTGTTCGTGCGCGCCGGGAAATCGGGTTCTTGTTCCAGAACGCCGATGATCAGTTGTTTTGTCCCACGGTGCTGGATGATGTTGCCTTTGGGCCCCTGAATATGGGGTACACGCCGGCCGAGGCCCGGGCTCTGGCCCGGAGTACGCTTGCCCGGTTGGGGCTGGAGGGATTTGAGGACCGGATCACCCACAAACTGTCTGGCGGAGAAAAAAAGCTGGTTTCCCTGGCCACCATTTTGTCCATGTCCCCCCGTATTCTTCTCCTTGACGAGCCGACCACCGGCCTTGACGAGTCGACCCGGGAGCGGATCATCCAGGTACTCAACGATCTGGATGTGGCCATGATCGTTGTTTCCCATGAAAAGGAATTTCTTGCCAGGACAACCACGCAGGTGCGTCTTTTGAGTGGGCAGCAGGAGGATATGGAACCATGTGTATTGTCCGGATGA
- a CDS encoding cysteine hydrolase family protein: MRATSMALLIIDMQNDFVLPKGVLHVAGAQATIPVIQRILHVFRQTGRPVFHITREYRPDGSDVENMRRKKFLEERPFVVPGTWGWQIAEQLTPLPGEYRIIKNRFSAFMFTELDLMLRRLGLAHLVITGTQLPNCVRATVFDALSLDYEVTLITDGCSAQTPEIAAANIRDMAHVGVQCMDSKQFLNGL, from the coding sequence ATGCGAGCCACCAGCATGGCCCTGTTGATTATCGACATGCAAAACGACTTTGTGCTCCCCAAAGGAGTGCTTCATGTGGCAGGGGCCCAGGCCACCATCCCGGTGATCCAGCGCATTCTCCACGTCTTCAGGCAAACCGGGAGACCTGTCTTCCACATCACCCGGGAATACCGTCCGGACGGATCCGATGTGGAGAACATGCGCCGCAAGAAATTTCTGGAAGAGCGCCCCTTTGTGGTTCCGGGCACATGGGGCTGGCAGATTGCGGAACAGCTCACCCCGCTTCCCGGGGAATACAGGATCATCAAAAACCGATTCAGCGCGTTCATGTTCACGGAACTGGACCTCATGCTCCGACGATTGGGCCTTGCCCACCTGGTCATTACCGGCACCCAGCTGCCCAATTGTGTCCGGGCCACGGTGTTCGATGCCTTGAGCCTGGACTACGAGGTAACCCTGATCACCGACGGATGCTCGGCCCAGACACCGGAAATAGCGGCCGCCAATATCAGGGACATGGCCCATGTGGGGGTGCAGTGCATGGATTCGAAGCAATTTCTGAACGGGTTGTAA
- the panC gene encoding pantoate--beta-alanine ligase: MEIVRSPDRLQQVCLGYRPTKVIGLVPTMGYFHAGHLSLMNWMREHCDILVVSLFVNPSQFGPGEDLETYPRDAERDARLAEEHGVDILFMPPAGTMYARDHATWVEVPALARGLCGASRPVHFRGVATVVTKLFNLVQPHVAAFGEKDRQQLAIIRRMVRDLNMPVKIAGRPIVREPDGLAMSSRNAYLADDERKQAPALYKGLQAAEQWIRQGEVRASVLRERITTWYAERLPAGRLDYFEVVDPDSMHPVSEISGPVVLAVALYLGKTRLIDNILVDLPHGAADS, encoded by the coding sequence ATGGAGATAGTGAGGTCTCCGGACAGACTGCAGCAGGTCTGCCTGGGTTACAGACCAACAAAGGTCATTGGACTGGTACCCACTATGGGGTATTTCCATGCGGGCCATCTTTCCCTCATGAACTGGATGCGAGAGCATTGTGACATCCTGGTGGTGTCCCTGTTTGTCAATCCGTCCCAATTCGGGCCGGGTGAGGATCTGGAAACCTATCCCCGGGATGCCGAGCGCGATGCACGCCTTGCCGAGGAACATGGCGTGGATATTCTGTTCATGCCTCCTGCCGGAACCATGTATGCTCGGGATCATGCCACCTGGGTCGAGGTTCCTGCATTGGCCCGGGGATTGTGCGGCGCGAGCCGACCCGTTCATTTCCGGGGCGTGGCCACGGTAGTGACCAAGCTGTTCAATCTGGTTCAGCCCCATGTGGCCGCATTCGGTGAAAAGGACCGGCAGCAGTTGGCGATTATACGAAGGATGGTCAGGGATCTGAATATGCCGGTGAAGATTGCAGGCAGGCCCATTGTGCGCGAGCCGGACGGATTGGCCATGAGTTCCCGCAACGCCTATCTTGCGGATGATGAACGTAAGCAGGCCCCGGCCTTGTACAAGGGACTGCAGGCTGCCGAGCAGTGGATCCGGCAGGGGGAGGTCCGAGCCTCGGTCTTGCGGGAAAGGATTACGACCTGGTACGCGGAGCGTTTGCCTGCCGGCCGATTGGATTATTTCGAGGTGGTTGATCCGGATTCCATGCATCCGGTATCCGAGATCAGCGGACCGGTGGTCCTTGCCGTGGCCCTGTATCTGGGGAAGACGCGGCTGATCGACAATATTCTGGTTGATCTCCCCCATGGAGCAGCTGACTCGTGA
- a CDS encoding damage-control phosphatase ARMT1 family protein: MQTTLDCIPCFMQQALKAARIIDPEDADLHKKVLLEWASMLPSLDLTVSPPALAGIMYKRLGALLGTRDIFAAVKEQANTEVQRFLPGFRATLAASDDPLFDALRLAIIGNYMDAGTPTQHAWEQAMHEERDATWASTHYPRFRHHLASARSVLILGDNAGEIVLDTLLVDELVRMGHKVTYAVRGTPILNDATMEDAKRVGMVDRCEVITSGVDTPGTVLERCTPDFLHRLDQAEVIISKGQGNFEALKGERTGIYFAFKVKCPVVAAMTGRPEKTSIFEYI, translated from the coding sequence ATGCAAACCACCCTTGATTGCATACCCTGCTTCATGCAGCAAGCCCTCAAGGCTGCCAGAATCATCGATCCAGAGGATGCCGATCTGCACAAAAAGGTGCTTCTGGAATGGGCATCCATGTTGCCATCCCTGGATCTGACCGTCTCTCCCCCTGCCCTGGCCGGGATCATGTACAAACGACTGGGCGCCCTTCTGGGCACCAGAGACATCTTTGCAGCTGTCAAGGAACAGGCCAATACCGAGGTACAGCGATTCCTGCCCGGGTTTCGAGCAACCCTTGCCGCCAGTGACGATCCCCTGTTCGACGCCCTCAGACTGGCCATCATCGGCAACTACATGGACGCCGGCACCCCGACCCAGCATGCCTGGGAACAGGCCATGCACGAAGAACGCGACGCTACGTGGGCATCCACCCATTATCCCCGTTTTCGCCACCACCTGGCCTCTGCCAGGTCAGTACTCATTCTGGGAGACAATGCCGGAGAAATCGTCCTGGACACCCTGCTTGTGGATGAACTTGTTCGCATGGGCCACAAGGTCACCTATGCGGTCCGGGGAACGCCCATTTTGAATGATGCCACCATGGAGGACGCCAAACGGGTCGGCATGGTCGATCGGTGCGAGGTCATCACCTCTGGCGTTGATACGCCGGGAACCGTTCTTGAACGCTGTACACCGGACTTTCTCCACCGACTGGACCAGGCAGAGGTCATCATCAGCAAGGGGCAGGGAAATTTCGAGGCCCTCAAGGGCGAGCGGACCGGAATCTATTTTGCCTTCAAGGTCAAATGTCCCGTGGTTGCAGCCATGACGGGTCGTCCCGAAAAAACGTCCATATTCGAATACATCTAA